One Kitasatospora sp. NBC_01287 DNA window includes the following coding sequences:
- a CDS encoding TetR/AcrR family transcriptional regulator, with translation MSVDERREQLIAVALELFSARPPEEVSIDDIAAAAGASRPLVYHYFPGKQAIYEESLRRAGQELAGRFEEPAAGPLSERLARVMDRYLDFVASHGPGFAALLRGGSVAASPGTNAVIDEVRQAAHDQILSHLALPDPSAALRLTVRCWIANAEISSLAWLADRQRPPREEVRLRLVQDFVAALVVTAAREPALAAALPGYLADERPDTPTGTLVHSLAGLLAVPGLAGTLGGLAAGLPGPAPSAG, from the coding sequence CTGAGCGTCGACGAGCGGCGCGAGCAGCTGATCGCCGTCGCCCTGGAGCTGTTCAGCGCCCGGCCGCCGGAGGAGGTGTCGATCGACGACATCGCGGCGGCGGCCGGCGCCTCCCGGCCGCTGGTCTACCACTACTTCCCCGGCAAGCAGGCGATCTACGAGGAGTCGCTGCGCCGGGCCGGGCAGGAGCTGGCCGGGCGCTTCGAGGAGCCGGCCGCCGGACCGCTCTCCGAGCGGCTGGCCCGGGTGATGGACCGGTACCTGGACTTCGTCGCCTCGCACGGCCCCGGCTTCGCGGCCCTGCTGCGCGGCGGCTCGGTGGCGGCCAGCCCGGGCACGAACGCGGTGATCGACGAGGTCCGGCAGGCCGCGCACGACCAGATCCTCAGCCACCTCGCGCTGCCCGATCCGAGCGCGGCCCTGCGGCTGACCGTCCGGTGCTGGATCGCCAACGCCGAGATCAGCTCGCTGGCCTGGCTGGCCGACCGGCAGCGGCCACCGCGCGAGGAGGTCCGGCTGCGCCTGGTGCAGGACTTCGTGGCGGCCCTGGTGGTCACCGCCGCCCGCGAACCGGCGCTCGCCGCCGCCCTGCCCGGCTATCTCGCCGACGAGCGCCCGGACACCCCCACCGGCACCCTGGTCCACTCCCTCGCGGGCCTGCTGGCCGTCCCAGGCCTGGCCGGGACCCTCGGCGGCCTCGCGGCCGGCCTGCCCGGCCCCGCCCCCAGCGCCGGGTAG
- a CDS encoding cytochrome b/b6 domain-containing protein has product MPRPIDPAPGEGRLPRFTRAERWVHRCTATLMMVCIATAACLYLPELAVLVGRRRLVVLVHEWSGLLLPVPLLLGLLSRALRRDLGRLNRFLPYDRAWLAAALRRRRRGRRAGKFNAGQKLFAGWIAGAVLVMLGTGLLMWFTHLTSIGWRTGATFVHDWLALAIGVVVAGHLYMAFGDPEARLGMRTGWVERHWAVREHPEWEPTEAEGDRT; this is encoded by the coding sequence ATGCCCCGACCGATTGACCCGGCCCCCGGGGAGGGCCGGCTGCCCCGCTTCACCCGCGCCGAGCGCTGGGTGCACCGCTGCACCGCGACCCTGATGATGGTCTGCATCGCCACCGCCGCCTGCCTCTACCTGCCGGAGCTGGCCGTGCTGGTGGGCCGCCGCCGCCTGGTCGTGCTGGTGCACGAGTGGTCGGGGCTGCTGCTGCCGGTGCCGCTGCTGCTCGGCCTCCTCTCGCGGGCGCTGCGCCGGGACCTGGGTCGGCTGAACCGCTTCCTGCCCTACGACCGGGCCTGGCTGGCGGCCGCGCTGCGCCGCCGCCGACGGGGCCGCCGGGCGGGCAAGTTCAACGCCGGGCAGAAGCTCTTCGCGGGCTGGATCGCGGGCGCCGTGCTGGTGATGCTCGGCACCGGGCTGCTGATGTGGTTCACCCACCTCACGTCGATCGGCTGGCGGACCGGGGCCACCTTCGTGCACGACTGGCTGGCGCTGGCCATCGGCGTCGTGGTCGCCGGGCACCTCTACATGGCGTTCGGCGACCCGGAGGCCCGCCTCGGCATGCGCACCGGGTGGGTGGAGCGGCACTGGGCGGTGCGCGAGCATCCGGAGTGGGAGCCGACCGAGGCGGAGGGCGACCGCACCTGA
- a CDS encoding molybdopterin-dependent oxidoreductase, with protein sequence MLGLGAAGVAAGPALSQTVNSLLSGIAKQDPTGLTGLLPDTGSFEYYSVTGAVPTKTAADYRLTVDGLVDRPASYTLAQLQALPQVRIVHDVQCVTGWRVPKTPFEGVRLADLLEAAGVGKGATAVHFTCFDGSYTESLTLEQARRDDVLVALKMQDKPVTHDHGGPVRLYVAPMYFYKSAKWLSGITLTPSVEAGYWENYGYDIDAWVGKSNGRDDAPTD encoded by the coding sequence ATGCTCGGGCTGGGCGCCGCGGGTGTGGCCGCCGGGCCCGCGCTCTCCCAGACGGTCAACTCGCTGCTCTCCGGGATCGCGAAGCAGGACCCGACCGGGCTGACCGGCCTGCTGCCCGACACCGGCAGCTTCGAGTACTACTCGGTGACCGGCGCGGTGCCGACGAAGACGGCGGCCGACTACCGGCTGACCGTCGACGGCCTGGTGGACCGCCCGGCCAGCTACACCCTGGCCCAGCTGCAGGCGCTGCCGCAGGTGCGGATCGTGCACGACGTGCAGTGCGTGACCGGCTGGCGGGTGCCCAAGACGCCGTTCGAAGGCGTCAGGCTGGCGGACCTGCTGGAGGCGGCGGGGGTCGGCAAGGGCGCCACCGCCGTGCACTTCACCTGCTTCGACGGCAGCTACACCGAGAGCCTCACGCTGGAGCAGGCGCGGCGCGACGACGTGCTGGTGGCGCTGAAGATGCAGGACAAGCCGGTGACCCACGACCACGGCGGCCCGGTGCGGCTGTACGTGGCGCCGATGTACTTCTACAAGTCGGCCAAGTGGCTGTCCGGCATCACGCTCACCCCCTCCGTCGAGGCGGGCTACTGGGAGAACTACGGGTATGACATCGACGCCTGGGTCGGCAAGTCCAACGGGCGCGACGATGCCCCGACCGATTGA